Within Lolium rigidum isolate FL_2022 chromosome 5, APGP_CSIRO_Lrig_0.1, whole genome shotgun sequence, the genomic segment TAGCTGCTGCTGTTGACATTGTCCTGTAAAATCATGCACACATGGGCAGCCTCATCAGCTCGGCGGCATGTAGATTCTACAGTACTTTGGAATTAGGTCCTGAATGATCATGTAGAGAGATACAGAAAGAGAgagatctagagagagagagagagaatgtgTCCAAACCTGGGTGCCATGAAGTGAGTAGggcggggaagaggaggaggtgccTGTGTCCATCATGGCTTGAGATGGAGCTGGGCTACATGATCTGGTCATGGGAGGATCAGCAGGCAATGCAGCTGCCCCATGGAACATGCCTTCGATCTTCTGAAATAATTTAAATAATATAGTTTAGCGCAAGAGGGATAAACTAGAGAGCGAGAGCAAACATATGGAATATACAATGATTATATAGTATTGTTGAGATGATTAATTGCCCGTACTTGTGATTGGTCACTGAATGCAGCATCACTCTCCATGCCAAACCCATACAGCACAGGGCTCAGGGAAGCAATCCGCATGGACAGGAACTGCATCACAAATGAGGAGAACTTTTTATTAACCAACATTCTTTATAACTTTCCCATATAAATATGAGCGAAATATTTTTCTAACTTCAGTACTCCTACCTCAACTTGGTTCTGCAGGGACTGCACATAGTTGATGATCTCATCCAAAATGAGGGCCTTTCCAGTTACCTACATAAATCAATGTACATTTATTTCCTTCGAAACTTATTAGCCTATACACAAGAAGTTATTTTACACAGTAGTAATTTAACTGTAAGTAATCAAGCAACTTATAACCTTGTCACAACCAGGGACCAGGGCCTGCAGCATCCTCATCCTCTCACTGATCCTCTCCCTCCTCACCTGCAGAAATAAGAAAGCCAGATCAGATAAGGGGAAAAGGAGACTCAGAAAACCACACAATAAGAGAGGCAGTAAAGAACATCAGTACCCTCTCTGAAAGGCTGTGGCTATCTGTTGCCTGCCCTCTCCTTGCCCTCACATGGATGTACCCCTTtggctcctcctcttcctccatctccttgcTCTGTTTTCTGCCTCCCCTCTTCCTTGTACTCTCCTTGCTGGGTTCCTAATTATTTTCAACCAGAAGCAATACATTGCATAAGCAACATGTATAACGGTATAAAAGTAGCTCCAATCTTGTATGTATGCTATACCCTGGGGGAGTGAGCAGAGTTGAGGCTGGCAGTGTCTTCCCcgggcttcctcttcttctccggaGAAGCATTGGCCACAGGATGAGTGTCAAGAACCACAGATGAGGCCTCCAGCGAAGCTGCTGCATCCTCAGGGTTGCCATGGGAGAACAAGAAGCTGCCGGCATTGGCGAGGCCATACTCCATCTGCTGTTGGAGGTGTGAGAATCCTTCCATTGCCAGACACTCACTATCTAGCTAGCTGCCTCTCGCTTGTAGTGCTGGAGATGAGGTTTTGGCAAGGAAGAGCGGTTTAGACTTTAGAGGCAACAAGAAGTTCTTGGCTCCTTTATGTCCCTGCCGATGGTTTATATACAAGTTGGGAGGGGTAATGGTCTAGAGAGAGgagaaggaggtggaggaggaggaggaggaggaggaggaggagagtgtgtggGGGATGATAAGACCAAATCATTACTGCATCTCTATTAATGGAGAAGATGGCAGTGTGGGCAGTGTCAAAAAAGGGCCCCGGTGTCTCTTGTTGTAGGATGAAATTAATAATGGAGGAGATGCCCATCATATATCAGTGTGTGTAGCTCTGAAATTTATTATATAGGTAGGATCCCCTTTCTCTTTTCTGTACCCTTTTGGCCAAGTTGTGTCTGGAAGCACAGAACACAGTTTTCGAACTCCGGCTTCTTTTCCACAAGGATGGCAGTTCTGTATCAAACTACCAGCTGATGCACACAGTCATTTTTCTAATTCTGGCTACAACAACTGCTCATGTGTGTACCTAGACAATTCAAAGAATACGAAGTGTGGTGATTAGTGAACTATTTAGTTAAGCTTTGTACAAGTGCAAGTCACAGTTAGGATCGTCCATCTTGTGCGAAGGACAGCATGCATGCATCTACCTTTCTAGCGACCTTCTGAAGTATAGCCTGCAAACTGAAGTAAAGTGTTGCTAAAAAAGTATGTCTGTACATTACAGTCGCGGCATCAGTAACTGCGAAGCCAAACCCCTACCGTGTATATATATTAACTACGTACTACTCAAGTGTTGTATCAAATTTCCCTGACAGTAGTAGTCAAAATAGTCTTATGGGTGTGAATACTATTGCTTGCTTGGCATGCATGTCAGTCGGCGGACCTGTACTACATAGTTTCTCTTTATGCTAGTCGTTTTGGGCAGATAGAAAAGGGGGGATTTGTTGTTGGTTTGAGGTTACTTATCACGTGTACCACGCGATAAACCAAAGAGGGATTGGATGGAAAAGGATATATGTAAATAATAAGTGATCGAAAACCTGGCCGCTCGGAAACGGTTTTTCCGGATGGTACCTCCCTTATTTCCTAGCACGAGGAATTACTAAAGAATGGGTGAGAAAATCAAAATAATTAGCAGGGTAGCGGAAATGGCCAAGAGCAACTCTGGTGGCATATCTAGCGCCGGTGAAATCTCTCCCTGGGCTTGCTGAATTAGTCTCGAGCCAAATAAACCTAAGCGGAGGGAGTAGAAGGATTTGCATGTAATTGTGATGGTAGACTATTTATAAGGAGAACAAGAACGAGGAAAAAATCCATAAGGtgctgttataaaagcgacaagcaaataacgaagaacgaaacaagaacacacgcaggggacacaagatttaacgtggaaaaccccttccaacacagaaggggaaaaaaaccacgggcgccagcaaaacttcactatatcgggaggtgtttacaaatgccgtgggttatcttataatctgacaaACCCTAgctggcggcttacaagatgtatatataggcggtgccaacgatccgttcgtcagaagttagcctccctttagtatatgaatttggatcacaatataacaggtGCTTTATTTTCACAACCAACACCGATAGCCATGTGATTAAAGGATTTTACAGCAACTTAAGACTTTGAGTGGGGACATGTCAACCTCAGGAAGTATCTAGTGCCACCACCCTTTGTATAATAACGTGCTATAAACATGAGACTGAAGCACCCGAAGTTCACACAAATTATGTACATTTTCTTATAACATCACTAGCATAAACATCTACCGTACCACTAAATGTCAAATCTATATTAAGTTTACACGACgagaacaaaataaaataaagttgtTGTGAATTGTAATTCAAGCTACTTTATTATTTGGATAATGAATAAGAGAACATTCACCGTCCTATGCATCCACATATGCACATAaccccaaaaaaataaaaaaatatcatgGTTGGAGAAAATCATAGATTATAACTCAGTGTAGCAAGCAACATGATCAAAACAGATGCCCATGTCAAGAATATTATTTACTACCtgaatttctttatttattaaatTTAATCAAGTTTAAGTATTAATGTGTATGGTGAGGTATAGAGTTCTTATATAATTATTGTGAAGTTttatggtgtgctacataggacTTGTACCATTATTGTAAATAAACCATGGATTTATCTATACTCTTTTGTTAATAAATTGTGTTGTGTAATGATGATATTAAACGGTGATAGCATTATGTTTTGTTAACTTGCTACAAAATGTCATACAATATAATCAAACACGCCATCGCAGATGATCTCTAATTACAAAAGATTTCTTCATTACACTAAATCAATTTGGTGATCTAAATATATTTTTTGTGAACCAAAATACATCTAGATCATGCATGTGTTGCAACACCATGGAGCACAAGGTGGGTGTTTGAATAGTTGTGATAAGTGAGGCATGCTAGTTTTGGATCTTCAGGGAAATATAATTTAATCTAGACTTTCCTAATACCATTCATCTAGTACGACCTCAGCTTCAAATTGCTTCATATTTGAACTTACATTATCTCTAACGTGAAATTTTAACTAGTAGGTTTAAACTAATTCTTCTACAAAATGTTAgaacatctccagtc encodes:
- the LOC124654455 gene encoding transcription factor BEE 1-like; amino-acid sequence: MEGFSHLQQQMEYGLANAGSFLFSHGNPEDAAASLEASSVVLDTHPVANASPEKKRKPGEDTASLNSAHSPREPSKESTRKRGGRKQSKEMEEEEEPKGYIHVRARRGQATDSHSLSERVRRERISERMRMLQALVPGCDKVTGKALILDEIINYVQSLQNQVEFLSMRIASLSPVLYGFGMESDAAFSDQSQKIEGMFHGAAALPADPPMTRSCSPAPSQAMMDTGTSSSSPPYSLHGTQDNVNSSSYMMQTVGEPRQELFNQVVFSNYMCSFQQ